The DNA region GCGAGGTCGAGGACGCGGTCCCTGACCCGCTTGATCTGATCGCCCGTCAGCGAGTCCACCGAGTCGAGCAGGGCCTCGGTCAGCTCCTGGCGGAAGGCGTCGGCCTCCGCCGTGGTCCGCGGTCCGGCGGCGGCAGCGGCGGGGCGGGCCGCGAGGCCGCCGCGGGGCAGCTGGTGCGAGGTCGACTGGTGGACCAGGCGGATGTTCGACGCCTTGGGCCCCTTCTCCCCCATCTCCAGGAAGAACTCGACCTGGCTTCCCTCCTGGTAGAGGTACTTCTCGTCCACGAGGTCGTTCGCGTGCATGAAAACGTCCTCGTCGCCCACCTCGGGGGCGATGAACCCGTAGCCGCGGACCTCGTCGAACCGCAGGACCTTCCCTGCCGTCAGCACAGCCATGCCAGCACACCTCACCACACGCCACACGGCGGGCATCACCCTGTGTGAGCCCCCACAACCGATTGAATCTGCAGCCCGAACCTACCTTGTCGGGCCGAGGGCCGACGGCCCGCACCCCAGGTGGTCCCGCAGCACCGTCTCCGCGGCGGCCACGGCTCCCTCGATCGAGCCGGGGTCGGACGTCCAGCAGTCGCTGACGATGTACACCGCCTCGCCGGGCAGCGGACGGCGGACGCGGGGCGCGATCTCGTCGGGGTCGCGGCCGGGCCGCCAGACGTGCCAGGCGCCGTCGTGCGGCGGCAGGTTCCAGTCCTGCCGGAGCACGGACAGCGGGTCTTCGAGGCGCGCCAGGCCGTGCATGCGCTCCAGCAGTCGGTGGGCCCGCTCGACCAGGGCCTGGCCGGGGTCGGTGGGGCCGGCGCCGGGCTCGTGCAGTGCCTCCCAGGTCTTCGTGGCGGGGCCGCTGGGGTAGGCGGCGAGCAGCAGCGCGGGGCCGTCGGCGCGGGCGGGGCCGGGGGGCGGGCAGGTGCCGCCGTACCAGAGCTGCCGCAGGGGCAGGTCCGTGGTGGCGCGGCCGCGGGTCACGCCGATGCCGTGCCACCACGGCGTCCGGTAGAGCAGGAAGAGCTTGTGCGCGGGCACGGCCTCGACCGCCTGGAGGTCCGCGCGCAGCCGGGGTGTGAACGGCAGGCCGTCCCCGTCGAGCCGCAGGAGCGGGCCCGGGGGCAGGGCGAGCACGACGGTGTGCGCGTGGACGTGGGCGTGGGCACCGGTGGGGCGGCCTTCGGGGTCCTCCAGGGCGAACGTCAAGCGGTAGCGGGGGCGGCGGGTGTCCCGGAGCGCGGTGCCGCCTGACGCGGTGCCGCCGGATGCGGTGGCCTCTGACGCGGCGCGGTCGTGGTGCGGCCCCGCGCGGTCGACGCGCAGGAGCCGGTGGCCGAGGCGCAGGGTGCCGCCCGCCGCCGTGAAGCGGTCGCGCAGGGCGAGGGGCAGGCTCTGCATGCCGCGGCGCAGCGTCAGATAGGCGGCGCGGGGCGGGGTGCGGAAGAGGATGCCGAGTTGTTCGGCGGTGTTCTCCCTGCTGTACGCCACGTCGTAGCCGCCGGTGTCGTGCAGGAACGCGACGGCCTCCGCGCCGAGCACGGCCCGCAGGGCGTCGGCGTAGGTGGTCGACCGCAGGGGCCGGCCCTGGAGGGTCGCCCGGTCGCGGCGGGTCCGGAAGGCGGTGGCGCTCTGGGCGGCGCGTTCCGTGTCGCCTCTCTCCAGGGATTCGTGGTGGCGGCGGCGCAGTGCGGTGAAGCCGGGGACGAGCGCGTCGGCCGCGCGGAGCACCAGGTCGTCGGGGCTCAGGCCGCGTTCGCCGCCCGTGAGGTCGTAGGGGATCCTCGCGGCGTCTGCCAGGTGGCGCTGGCGCAGGGTGACGCCGCGGACGTGGGTGGGGTTCTCGGGGCGGCCGAAGTCGAAGGGCACGAGGTCGCCGGTGAGGTGTGCCTCGTGGACGACGTCGAGAACCTGCCGCAGTCCGCTGTGCAGGCGCATCGCGCCGAGGTCGGCGTGCAGTCGTTCACCCATGGGGACCGACCAGAGCCGTCCGCCGACGCGGTGCGCGCGTTCGAAGAGCGCCACCCGGCCGGGGTGGAATTCACCGGCGCGCTCCCGGTGCCGGGCGAGTCGGGCCGCGAGGAGACAGCCGCCGATTCCCGCTCCGACTATCGCCGTGTCGACTTCCGGAACGGCCGGTAATGGCTGGCGAGTTCGCATGGTCGACACCGTGGCCGTATTTGCCACTGCATGGTTTACCACCCTCTGGTGTTGATCTACAGTCGCGCTCACGTACACGTCTTAGCACATTTGGTCCCCCGCGCTTCAGGCGTCCGGGACCGCACGCCTGAGCCGCTGGAGAAACCGCATGATCTTCCGCAAAGATGTCGTCGCCGAAACCGCCGGCGCCTACGACTCGTTGGCCGCCTACTTCCAGGACGTCCGGTCGTTCTTCGAGGTTCTCAGCGTGCGTTTCAGTCTGCCCGAGTACGGTGTGCGACTGCGCCCCATAGCCGGGAACGAACTGTTCTCGAATGCCAACAGCTACCTGCTGTCCGACGACAGTTCGTACCCCTACTACCTGTGGCTGCCCAGTTGGCTCGGCCGCTTCTACATCGACGCCGACCGGATCGCGGACGGCCGCGGTGCCGATGACGTGCGCACCGCCGACGCCCGCCACCTCGCGTTCGTGTGGCCGTGGCTCGGCTTCAACGACGCCTACGTCAAGGACGCCGAGGAGCCCGAGTGCTGGTTCGGCGTGGCGGAGCCCCGGCCGCAGGATCCGCGGGAGACGGTGCGCACCACGGCGCAGAGCCTGTTCAACCACTTCCGCCTCGAGCACACCCTCGACGGCGAGGACCAGGGCTGGCTGACCGGACACTTCACGCCGGACGCGGGGACCGGCTGCAATCTCACGGGGCGTTGGCACCTGCGCCGGGTGCCGCTCTCGGCGCTCACGAGCTACTACGAGGTCGAGCGGAACGTCATCCAGCCGCTCGGTGAGAAGTTCAGCGCGCTCGCGTCCCTGCCCCTTGCGCACGCGACCGAGGGGCAGCAGCCGCAGGGACACCCCGAGCCGGTGCCCACGGCTGTGCGGTCGTGAACTTCCACGGAGTGAGACGCCCTCGCGATAGGGGTTATTGAGGGGTACTCCGGGGCTATCCGAACGCCGCGCGGTCACAGAACAATCTCAACGGTCAGAGGTGTCAAGACGAGAGGTGACCCATGCGAGGAATCGACAACACCATCTCCGCCATCACGTTGAACTCCGTCCACCTCGAAGGCGGTCCGAGTACGCTTTCGGGGAATGTCGTCCTCGCCGAGTTGAACGAAGTGATCTGCTCCGCCGAGAAGATCAAGATTCGGCACGGAAATGGCTATGAGCACTACGAGTTCATTGACGCGCCGGTCACGCTCGACGGGACCGCGCTCGCCGAAGCGGCCGACCCGCTGAAACTGCGCTGGGTCGGCCGCACGAAAATCGCCGAGTAGCAGCGGGGCAGAACGCGCCACCAGGGTCACGCGCTCCCGGAACCCCCACGAGAATGGGCCCCCACCGCCTTCGCGGTGGGGGCCCATTCTCGTGCGGACCGGACCCGGGGGGAATCCGGTCCCGTCAGTCGCCGCGTCCCTGGGGCGGGTAGGACGCGTACGGGCTGCCGCTCTGCGCGGGCACCGGGTTCTGGTGTCCGCCGTGCGGCGGCGTGCCCTGGCGCGACGGCTCATGGCGGATGCGGCGCGGCCACCACGCGGCCCGGCCGAGCAGGGCGGTGAGGGCCGGCGTGAAGAACATGGCCATCACGAAGGCCCCGATGACGATGCCGAAGGCGACCGCGAACCCGATCTGGGCGAGCGAGACATCGCTGGCGAGCAGCATCGACGCGAACGTGCCCGCGAGGATCACACCGGCCGCGGCCACCGTCGGGCCCGCGTGCTGGATGCTCTTGGCGGTGGCCGCACGCGGGCCGAGGCCTTCCTTCGCCTCTTCCCGCAGCCGCGCGACCATCAGGATGTTGTAGTCGGTGCCGATGGCCACCACGAACAAGTACATGATCACGGGCAGGAAGAAGGTCAGACCCGACTGGCCCTCGATCTGCTGGAACAGGATCACGCTGGCGCCGAGGGTGGCGCCGAAGCCGAGGGCCACGGAGACCATCAGATAGATCGGCGCGACGATGCTGCGAAGCAGCAGGCCGAGGATGAGCATGATGAGCGCGGCCGCGGTCGGGAACACCACGGAGAAGTCCCGGTTGACGGCCTTGTTGATGTCGACGAACACCGAGGTGACGCCGCCGACCTTGGTCTCGGTTCCGGGCGGCGCGGACTCGTGGGCCGTGGTCCGCAGCGGGCCGCGGACGACGTCCATGGCCTTGCGGCCGTTCGGGTCCATGGTCAGCACGGCGTTGAACTCGGCCGTCCTGCCGTCCTTGCTGAGCTGCGAACGCGAGGCGCTGCCCACGCCCTTGACCTGCTTGAGCTTGCCGACGAAGGCCTTCATGTCGGCCTCGTTCAGCTTCTCGCCGTTCGTGGAGCGCATCAGGACGGTGCTGGGGTTGGTGCTGCCCGCCGGCAGGTCCTGGCTCATGGCGTGCAGGGCGACCTGCGACTCCTTCTTGGAGTTCTCGTCCTCCTGGCTCGCGAAGGTCGGCTTGTAGCCGAACGCGCCGAGGGCCAGCACGATCATGAGCAGACCGGAGCCGACGGCGAACAGGCCCGGGCGGCGCGCCACGGACTTGCCCATGGCCTCGAAGCGGGCCGCGCGCGGCTCCCGCTGCCAGGACTTGGACGGCCAGAACACCTTGGTGCCCATCAGCGAGATGATCGCCGGGATCAGGGTGAGGCTGGCGAGCAGGGTCACGCCGATGGCGATGGCCAGGGCCGGGCCCATGGAGACGAGGAAGCTGAGCGAGGAGAGCAGCAGCGCGAGGAAGCAGACGACGACGGCTCCCGCGGCCGAGGCGATGGCCTCGCCGACCCGGCCGATGGCGGAGATCATCGCGGTCTTGGAGTCCTCACCGAGCCGCAGTCGCTCCCGGTAACGGAACATCAGGAACAGGATGTAGTCGGTACCGACGCCGAAGAGCACCACGATGAGCAGCGACGACACCGAGCTGTCGGCCTTGAGGTGGAACTCCTTGGCCGCGGTCGCGATCAGGCCGTTGGCGATCTGGGCGACGAGGGTGATGCCGACGATGGTGAGGACGGTGATCGTGGGGCTGCGGAAGATGATCGTCATCAGGACGACGATCAGGACGATGGTGCCGATGAAGATCAGCCCGTCGGCCTCCTTGGAGGCCTCCTCGTTGTCGAGCTGAGTGGCCGCGTCACCCGTGACGCCCCACTTCAGCCCCGAGTCGGCGACCATCGGCTTGAGGTCGTCGCGCATGTCCTCGACCGCGTGCTGCTGGCTCTTGTCGCCCGCCTTCACGTCGGCCATCGACACCATCACCGTCTGCACCTTCTTGTGCGGTGACGGCGGCGCGGTGATGACCTGCTCGACCTTGTCGTACTTCTTGGCCTGCAGGGCCTTGCCGATCTTGGTGATCTCGGCCGAGT from Streptomyces flavofungini includes:
- a CDS encoding flavin monoamine oxidase family protein, which codes for MRTRQPLPAVPEVDTAIVGAGIGGCLLAARLARHRERAGEFHPGRVALFERAHRVGGRLWSVPMGERLHADLGAMRLHSGLRQVLDVVHEAHLTGDLVPFDFGRPENPTHVRGVTLRQRHLADAARIPYDLTGGERGLSPDDLVLRAADALVPGFTALRRRHHESLERGDTERAAQSATAFRTRRDRATLQGRPLRSTTYADALRAVLGAEAVAFLHDTGGYDVAYSRENTAEQLGILFRTPPRAAYLTLRRGMQSLPLALRDRFTAAGGTLRLGHRLLRVDRAGPHHDRAASEATASGGTASGGTALRDTRRPRYRLTFALEDPEGRPTGAHAHVHAHTVVLALPPGPLLRLDGDGLPFTPRLRADLQAVEAVPAHKLFLLYRTPWWHGIGVTRGRATTDLPLRQLWYGGTCPPPGPARADGPALLLAAYPSGPATKTWEALHEPGAGPTDPGQALVERAHRLLERMHGLARLEDPLSVLRQDWNLPPHDGAWHVWRPGRDPDEIAPRVRRPLPGEAVYIVSDCWTSDPGSIEGAVAAAETVLRDHLGCGPSALGPTR
- a CDS encoding DUF5988 family protein, giving the protein MRGIDNTISAITLNSVHLEGGPSTLSGNVVLAELNEVICSAEKIKIRHGNGYEHYEFIDAPVTLDGTALAEAADPLKLRWVGRTKIAE
- a CDS encoding cold-shock protein, which codes for MAVLTAGKVLRFDEVRGYGFIAPEVGDEDVFMHANDLVDEKYLYQEGSQVEFFLEMGEKGPKASNIRLVHQSTSHQLPRGGLAARPAAAAAGPRTTAEADAFRQELTEALLDSVDSLTGDQIKRVRDRVLDLAQARGWIAS
- a CDS encoding MMPL family transporter; the protein is MFKALGRFVVGHRWLVIISWLIAGAAVIGFAPSLTTTTDQAEFLPKHYESIQAQKIQEKAFPKGFSPSAIVVFTREDGKALDKADSAEITKIGKALQAKKYDKVEQVITAPPSPHKKVQTVMVSMADVKAGDKSQQHAVEDMRDDLKPMVADSGLKWGVTGDAATQLDNEEASKEADGLIFIGTIVLIVVLMTIIFRSPTITVLTIVGITLVAQIANGLIATAAKEFHLKADSSVSSLLIVVLFGVGTDYILFLMFRYRERLRLGEDSKTAMISAIGRVGEAIASAAGAVVVCFLALLLSSLSFLVSMGPALAIAIGVTLLASLTLIPAIISLMGTKVFWPSKSWQREPRAARFEAMGKSVARRPGLFAVGSGLLMIVLALGAFGYKPTFASQEDENSKKESQVALHAMSQDLPAGSTNPSTVLMRSTNGEKLNEADMKAFVGKLKQVKGVGSASRSQLSKDGRTAEFNAVLTMDPNGRKAMDVVRGPLRTTAHESAPPGTETKVGGVTSVFVDINKAVNRDFSVVFPTAAALIMLILGLLLRSIVAPIYLMVSVALGFGATLGASVILFQQIEGQSGLTFFLPVIMYLFVVAIGTDYNILMVARLREEAKEGLGPRAATAKSIQHAGPTVAAAGVILAGTFASMLLASDVSLAQIGFAVAFGIVIGAFVMAMFFTPALTALLGRAAWWPRRIRHEPSRQGTPPHGGHQNPVPAQSGSPYASYPPQGRGD